The following are encoded together in the Gemmatimonadota bacterium genome:
- a CDS encoding ketoacyl-ACP synthase III has protein sequence MRHAIITGTGSFVPSRVVTNADLERVLGTSVEPFVSETLGIRERRFCAPDESTVDLCDPAARQALAAAGLGPEDIDLLIVATDTPEYISPATSSVLHGRLGTLRAGTFDVNCGCAGYVTALDIAAKFIRADERYSRILVVAAYAMTKYLDLHDKKTATIFADGAGATVVEVSDRAGVLASELFADGRYCEGMGVFAGGTAEPITEDVLASGYRNRLRFVEKYPKEINEAGWPRIVRSVTARAGHAIADVDLWLWTQVNLSTIKAVMETLGEPMAKAHTVMDKWGYTGAACLPMALDDARRAGRLHDGDLVVMTGSGAGLAMGCVAMTWRDVAQEPR, from the coding sequence GTGCGACATGCCATCATCACCGGCACGGGGAGCTTCGTCCCCTCCCGCGTGGTGACCAACGCCGATCTCGAGCGGGTGCTCGGCACGTCGGTCGAGCCGTTCGTCTCGGAGACGTTAGGCATCCGCGAGCGCCGCTTCTGTGCGCCTGACGAGTCTACGGTCGACCTGTGCGACCCGGCGGCGCGCCAGGCACTGGCGGCGGCGGGACTGGGACCGGAGGACATCGACCTCCTCATCGTGGCGACCGACACGCCGGAGTACATCTCCCCCGCCACGTCATCGGTGCTGCACGGCCGGCTGGGGACGTTGCGGGCCGGCACGTTCGACGTGAACTGCGGCTGCGCCGGCTACGTCACCGCGCTGGACATCGCCGCGAAGTTCATCCGGGCCGACGAGCGATACTCGCGCATCCTCGTGGTGGCGGCGTACGCCATGACGAAATACCTCGACCTGCACGACAAGAAGACGGCCACGATCTTCGCGGATGGCGCCGGCGCGACGGTGGTGGAAGTGAGCGATCGTGCGGGGGTGCTGGCGAGCGAGCTGTTTGCCGATGGGCGCTACTGCGAGGGGATGGGCGTGTTCGCCGGCGGGACGGCCGAGCCGATCACCGAGGATGTCCTTGCGTCGGGCTATCGCAACCGGCTGCGCTTCGTCGAGAAGTACCCGAAGGAGATCAACGAGGCGGGGTGGCCGCGCATCGTGCGGTCGGTGACGGCGCGCGCCGGCCATGCCATCGCCGACGTGGACCTGTGGCTGTGGACGCAGGTGAACCTGTCGACGATCAAGGCGGTGATGGAGACGTTAGGCGAGCCGATGGCCAAGGCGCACACCGTGATGGACAAGTGGGGCTACACGGGGGCCGCCTGCCTCCCGATGGCGCTCGACGATGCGCGGCGCGCGGGGCGCCTGCACGACGGGGACCTGGTCGTGATGACGGGGTCAGGCGCTGGGTTGGCGATGGGGTGCGTGGCGATGACGTGGCGCGACGTGGCGCAGGAGCCGCGGTGA
- a CDS encoding LacI family DNA-binding transcriptional regulator — protein sequence MNPTPKPTARATAHDVAARAGVSQPTVSLVLSGNPKARVSAETRARVMRAAEELGYRPNILAQGLVRRRSFALGVVVPDLGNPFFAAVVSGAEKVASREGYAVFLCEAGETSAEQHLDALKSRQIDGVILDAVGAAALSAESLAGMNVVLVDESLDDYPAIVSDAEQAGELAARHVLSLGHRRLAFIGPAVDASAFRLRERGFTRTVRGAGMAIDSAAWRRAPATVAGGMQAMRAILALRPRPTAVFCANDLVAIGALKACAMAKVVVPRDLSIVGCDDIELAQLVTPELTTIAIPAREMGARAARLLIRQLAGDSAGAAVRPTRPLPVRLVARGTTAVVPEAA from the coding sequence GTGAATCCAACGCCGAAACCAACCGCCCGCGCGACCGCGCACGACGTTGCCGCGCGCGCCGGAGTCTCGCAGCCGACCGTCTCCCTCGTACTTTCGGGCAATCCGAAGGCCCGAGTGTCGGCGGAGACTCGGGCTCGCGTGATGCGCGCCGCCGAGGAGCTGGGGTATCGCCCGAACATCCTCGCGCAGGGGTTGGTCAGGCGCCGCTCCTTCGCCTTGGGGGTCGTGGTCCCCGACCTCGGCAACCCGTTCTTCGCCGCGGTGGTGAGCGGCGCCGAGAAGGTCGCATCCCGGGAAGGGTACGCGGTCTTCCTGTGCGAGGCTGGCGAGACCTCCGCGGAGCAGCACCTCGACGCGCTCAAGTCGCGCCAGATCGATGGCGTGATCCTGGACGCGGTCGGTGCGGCGGCGCTCTCTGCCGAATCCCTCGCGGGGATGAACGTGGTCCTCGTCGACGAATCGCTCGACGACTACCCGGCAATCGTCAGCGATGCGGAGCAGGCGGGCGAGCTCGCGGCTCGGCACGTGCTCTCGCTCGGTCATCGACGCCTCGCCTTCATAGGCCCGGCGGTCGACGCGAGTGCGTTCAGGTTGCGCGAGCGTGGCTTCACGCGCACGGTGCGCGGTGCCGGCATGGCGATCGACTCGGCGGCCTGGCGTCGGGCCCCCGCGACGGTGGCGGGGGGGATGCAGGCGATGCGCGCGATCCTGGCGCTCCGGCCCCGCCCGACGGCGGTCTTCTGCGCCAACGACCTCGTGGCCATCGGTGCGCTCAAGGCGTGCGCCATGGCCAAGGTCGTGGTCCCACGTGACCTGTCGATCGTCGGGTGCGACGACATCGAGCTGGCGCAGCTCGTGACGCCGGAACTCACGACGATTGCCATCCCGGCGCGCGAGATGGGGGCCCGGGCCGCACGATTGCTCATCCGGCAGCTGGCGGGCGACTCCGCAGGTGCGGCGGTGCGCCCGACGCGCCCGCTCCCCGTCCGACTCGTCGCCCGCGGTACGACCGCGGTGGTTCCGGAGGCCGCATGA
- a CDS encoding AMP-binding protein, giving the protein MPRPTFPASPDPIRWWGRVTPDRVALVDRARDQRFTYGELDRLVESWRALLVVHGVGAGDRVATLAGNRAAQVALLYACGRMRAALVPLNWRLAAPELSRIVGNARPALVISESRFRALAESAGVVATGARWIEMADDSDAPASFASRVLLPPDARVDADDAALILYTSGSTGAPKGAVLPHRQLFYNAVATTTAWELGAQDIAPVSTPFFHTGGWNVFATPLWQRGGRVVLFDQFDPAGYLAGIAEEGCTVALTIPTQLVMLLESPAWGGEIPSLRCFISGGAPCPVSLMERVRAAGYGMKEGFGLTECGPNCFSMPLDEAPRRPGSVGWPVPFLEMRLARADGSEAEADQAGELLLRGPQMFSAYFDDPVRTDEAVTSDGWLRTGDLAVRDADGAYRICGRRKEMFISGGENVYPGEVESVLIEHPSVAEVAVIGVGDAKWGEVGRAFVVARRGAAVVPDELLRWGRARLAAYKVPKGVTVLSELPRLGSGKVDRGALVALASSATGGEG; this is encoded by the coding sequence ATGCCACGACCGACCTTCCCGGCATCACCGGACCCCATTCGCTGGTGGGGGCGGGTGACGCCCGATCGGGTGGCGCTGGTGGATCGGGCGCGTGACCAGCGCTTCACCTATGGCGAGCTCGATCGCCTGGTGGAGTCGTGGCGCGCCCTCCTCGTCGTGCATGGCGTGGGGGCCGGTGACCGCGTCGCGACACTCGCCGGCAATCGTGCGGCGCAGGTCGCGCTCCTGTACGCGTGTGGTCGGATGCGGGCCGCCCTTGTCCCGCTCAACTGGCGGTTGGCCGCTCCCGAACTCTCGCGCATCGTCGGGAACGCCCGCCCCGCCCTCGTGATCTCCGAGTCGCGCTTCCGCGCCCTGGCCGAGTCGGCAGGAGTGGTCGCGACGGGGGCGCGCTGGATCGAGATGGCCGATGACAGCGACGCCCCTGCATCGTTCGCATCGCGCGTCCTCCTTCCGCCAGATGCACGCGTCGATGCGGACGACGCGGCGCTCATCCTGTACACGTCGGGTTCGACCGGAGCGCCGAAGGGGGCGGTCCTCCCGCACCGGCAGCTCTTCTACAACGCGGTTGCGACGACGACCGCGTGGGAGCTCGGCGCGCAGGACATCGCACCGGTCTCAACCCCGTTCTTTCACACGGGGGGATGGAACGTCTTCGCCACCCCGCTCTGGCAGCGCGGCGGGCGCGTCGTGCTCTTCGACCAGTTTGATCCGGCGGGCTACCTGGCTGGCATCGCAGAGGAGGGGTGCACCGTCGCCCTGACGATCCCCACGCAGCTCGTGATGCTCCTCGAGAGTCCGGCGTGGGGGGGCGAGATCCCGTCGTTGCGCTGCTTCATCTCGGGCGGTGCGCCGTGCCCGGTGTCGCTGATGGAGCGCGTGCGTGCCGCAGGGTATGGGATGAAGGAGGGGTTCGGGCTCACCGAGTGCGGCCCCAACTGCTTCAGCATGCCGCTCGACGAGGCGCCGCGACGACCTGGGAGCGTCGGGTGGCCGGTCCCATTCCTGGAGATGCGTCTCGCGCGGGCGGACGGGAGCGAGGCCGAAGCTGACCAGGCGGGCGAACTCCTGCTGCGCGGTCCGCAGATGTTCTCCGCGTACTTCGACGATCCCGTTCGCACCGACGAGGCGGTGACCTCGGACGGCTGGTTGCGCACGGGCGACCTTGCGGTGCGCGATGCCGACGGGGCCTATCGCATCTGTGGGCGGCGGAAGGAGATGTTCATCTCCGGGGGCGAGAACGTCTATCCCGGCGAGGTGGAGTCGGTGCTGATCGAGCATCCATCGGTCGCCGAGGTGGCGGTGATCGGCGTGGGCGACGCCAAGTGGGGCGAAGTGGGGCGCGCGTTCGTCGTGGCGCGTCGTGGTGCCGCGGTGGTGCCTGACGAGTTGCTGCGCTGGGGGCGCGCACGCCTGGCGGCATACAAGGTTCCCAAGGGAGTGACCGTGCTCTCCGAACTGCCGCGGCTGGGCTCCGGCAAGGTGGATCGCGGGGCGCTGGTCGCCCTCGCCTCGAGCGCGACGGGAGGGGAGGGATGA
- a CDS encoding MaoC family dehydratase — MSVTLQVGQFAEFSKTVTESDVVLFAGITGDFNPAHVNEVEASRSRFGGRIAHGLLSAGFISACIAMKLPGPGTIYLSQSLKFTRPVKIGDTVTARVEVLEWNEGKRRARLATTCRNQDDQTVIDGEALVMVPDESAGTGR; from the coding sequence ATGTCCGTCACGCTGCAGGTGGGACAGTTCGCGGAGTTCAGCAAGACCGTGACGGAGAGCGATGTGGTGCTCTTTGCCGGGATCACGGGGGACTTCAATCCCGCGCACGTGAACGAGGTGGAGGCGTCCAGGTCGCGCTTCGGCGGTCGCATCGCCCACGGATTGCTCTCGGCGGGTTTCATCTCGGCGTGCATCGCGATGAAGCTCCCCGGTCCGGGGACGATCTACCTCTCGCAGTCGCTCAAGTTCACCCGTCCGGTGAAGATCGGTGACACCGTGACGGCGCGCGTGGAGGTGCTGGAGTGGAACGAAGGGAAGCGGCGCGCGCGCCTGGCGACGACGTGCCGAAACCAGGACGACCAGACGGTGATCGATGGCGAGGCACTGGTGATGGTGCCTGACGAATCCGCCGGCACAGGCCGGTGA
- the msrP gene encoding protein-methionine-sulfoxide reductase catalytic subunit MsrP: MLIRITPEHPIRSSEITSEAQYENRRQFLKEAGLIGLGVAGMALGATRAGAQPAQQGTTIGGAELKPELTPWEDVTTYNNFYEFGTDKADPAENAKKFKAKPWTVKVEGMVAKPGSYNLDDFLKPHKLEERIYRHRCVEAWSMVIPWLGFPMADFVKRMQPLGSAKYVEFTTLLDPQQMPGQRSPVLEWPYVEGLRMDEAMNPLTLFAVGVYGKMLPNQNGAPLRHVIPWKYGFKSCKSIVKIRFTDTMPRTAWSVANPSEYGFFANVNPEVDHPRWSQGKERRIGEFRRRDTLMFNGYAQQVASMYSGMDLRKSY, from the coding sequence ATGCTGATTCGCATCACGCCCGAGCACCCGATTCGCTCCTCCGAGATCACGAGCGAAGCGCAGTACGAGAATCGGCGTCAGTTCCTCAAGGAGGCGGGGCTGATCGGCCTCGGAGTGGCGGGGATGGCGCTGGGGGCCACGCGGGCGGGGGCGCAGCCGGCGCAGCAGGGGACCACGATCGGCGGAGCGGAGCTCAAGCCGGAGCTGACGCCGTGGGAGGACGTGACGACCTACAACAACTTCTACGAGTTCGGTACCGACAAGGCCGACCCGGCGGAGAACGCGAAGAAGTTCAAGGCCAAGCCGTGGACGGTGAAGGTCGAGGGGATGGTGGCCAAGCCGGGGAGCTACAACCTCGACGACTTCCTCAAGCCGCATAAGCTCGAGGAGCGCATCTATCGGCACCGGTGCGTGGAGGCGTGGTCGATGGTGATCCCGTGGCTGGGCTTTCCCATGGCCGACTTCGTGAAGCGGATGCAGCCGTTAGGCTCGGCGAAGTACGTCGAGTTCACCACCCTGCTCGATCCGCAGCAGATGCCGGGGCAGCGCTCGCCGGTACTGGAGTGGCCCTACGTCGAGGGGCTGCGCATGGACGAAGCGATGAACCCGCTGACCCTGTTTGCCGTCGGGGTGTACGGGAAGATGCTGCCCAACCAGAACGGGGCGCCGCTGCGCCACGTGATCCCCTGGAAGTACGGCTTCAAGAGCTGCAAGTCGATCGTGAAGATCCGCTTCACGGATACGATGCCGAGGACGGCGTGGAGCGTGGCGAATCCCAGCGAGTACGGCTTCTTCGCCAACGTGAATCCCGAGGTCGATCATCCGCGCTGGTCGCAGGGCAAGGAGCGCCGCATCGGGGAGTTCCGCCGTCGTGACACGTTGATGTTCAACGGGTACGCGCAGCAGGTGGCGTCGATGTACAGCGGGATGGACCTGCGGAAGTCGTACTAG
- a CDS encoding sulfoxide reductase heme-binding subunit YedZ yields the protein MTRGAPPNEHDSPARRGGRDRKRADRSKSPRWLPALVFALALVPFVYVAGAIASDFFQGTRYLGSNPIKEAEHFTGKWALRFLALSLAVTPAVRLLEKGWLIRYRRTLGLFAFFYACTHLAIYGVLDVELTWSDMIEDVAKRLYITIGMTALALMLPLAVTSTKGWIRRLGNRRWNALHRAVYASAVLGLVHYWMSVKKDITEPAIFGIVFALLLGWRVWASRSGRKVSRDSVQQEDL from the coding sequence GTGACGCGGGGGGCCCCCCCCAATGAACACGATAGCCCGGCCCGACGCGGGGGGCGTGATCGAAAGCGTGCGGACCGTAGCAAATCGCCGCGTTGGCTCCCGGCGCTCGTCTTCGCGCTCGCGCTCGTCCCGTTCGTCTACGTGGCGGGAGCCATCGCCAGCGACTTCTTCCAGGGGACGCGCTATCTGGGCTCCAACCCCATCAAGGAGGCGGAGCACTTCACCGGGAAGTGGGCGCTTCGATTCCTGGCGCTGTCGCTTGCCGTGACCCCGGCCGTGCGGCTCCTCGAGAAGGGCTGGTTGATCCGCTACCGCCGGACGCTGGGGCTCTTCGCCTTCTTCTACGCATGCACGCACCTGGCGATCTACGGCGTGCTCGACGTCGAGCTGACGTGGAGTGACATGATCGAGGACGTGGCGAAGCGCCTCTACATCACCATCGGGATGACGGCGCTGGCGCTCATGCTTCCACTCGCCGTGACGTCCACCAAGGGGTGGATCCGGCGCCTGGGGAATCGGCGGTGGAACGCGCTGCACCGAGCGGTCTACGCCAGCGCCGTGCTGGGGCTTGTGCACTACTGGATGTCGGTGAAGAAGGACATCACGGAGCCCGCCATCTTCGGGATCGTCTTCGCGCTCCTGCTCGGATGGCGGGTCTGGGCGTCCCGGAGCGGGCGGAAGGTGTCTCGCGATTCGGTACAGCAAGAGGATCTCTAA
- a CDS encoding AMP-binding protein has product MIESGTTIPALFEARVAASGDALALREFDASAGGFARELSWRAWHTAALDVATAIIAAGGARGAALAILAGNRVLWPLAELGGALAGLVTVGIYPTSAPAQVRALLQDAEVSLLVVDSVEQLAKVREATAEWDTPLLVVADVTDDCLRPALGAVREVSWAAFAADGARLRAARAPAAQALEARRGSIAEEDIAMLIYTSGSTGEPKGARISQRCVIESARSVRDTLALTDEDSSLSFLPYCHAGERLFGLYTRILCGMSATLVGDPSEIWQAQAAAAPTLFGGMPRFFEKVHETLLAARSDASPEVATRWDRAVAVGRERSRLRQDGIALPAPVDAAWRHDLSVIRPTLDRHFGARLRLATSGGATLPLEVAEYLDACGVPVLGAYGQTEHLCAAFNRPGHYRHDSVGMAMPGTTIRIGEDGEVQLQRSALTFSGYHRRPEESRAAFTDDGEWLRTGDLGTLDAEGFLRITGRIKELIALSNGKKVAPLALETRLCAAELVAHAVVHGEGHPYLVALLALRWSLVERWQRTMGIHASRAELVAHPALRSALDAEIGRANAEVSRPEQVRKYAILPDDLTVEADEITATHKVRRSVVIDRYRPLLESLYLEPA; this is encoded by the coding sequence GTGATCGAGTCCGGCACGACGATCCCGGCGCTCTTCGAGGCGCGCGTGGCGGCCAGCGGTGATGCGTTGGCGCTTCGCGAGTTCGACGCCAGCGCGGGCGGCTTCGCGCGGGAACTGTCGTGGCGCGCCTGGCACACGGCGGCGCTCGACGTGGCAACCGCCATCATTGCGGCTGGCGGAGCACGCGGTGCCGCGCTGGCGATCCTGGCGGGGAACCGGGTGCTCTGGCCACTCGCCGAGCTTGGGGGGGCGCTGGCCGGACTGGTGACGGTGGGGATCTACCCCACGTCGGCGCCGGCCCAGGTGCGGGCGCTGTTGCAGGACGCCGAGGTGTCGTTGCTGGTGGTGGATTCGGTCGAGCAGCTGGCGAAGGTGCGCGAGGCGACGGCGGAATGGGACACGCCGCTCCTGGTGGTCGCCGACGTGACGGACGATTGCTTGCGCCCTGCCCTCGGAGCGGTCCGTGAGGTGAGCTGGGCAGCGTTTGCGGCTGACGGGGCACGCCTGCGCGCGGCGCGGGCGCCGGCCGCGCAGGCGCTCGAGGCGCGGCGTGGGTCGATCGCGGAAGAGGACATCGCGATGCTGATCTATACCTCGGGTTCGACCGGCGAGCCCAAGGGGGCCCGCATCTCGCAGCGCTGCGTCATCGAGTCGGCGCGCTCGGTGCGAGACACGCTGGCGCTCACCGACGAGGATTCGTCGCTCTCGTTCCTCCCTTACTGCCACGCGGGGGAGCGCCTCTTCGGCTTGTACACGCGCATCCTGTGCGGCATGTCGGCGACGCTGGTGGGCGATCCGTCGGAGATCTGGCAGGCGCAGGCCGCCGCGGCTCCGACCCTGTTCGGCGGGATGCCGCGCTTCTTCGAGAAGGTGCATGAAACGCTGCTCGCGGCGCGCAGCGACGCGTCGCCCGAGGTGGCCACCCGGTGGGATCGTGCGGTCGCCGTGGGGCGCGAGCGTTCCCGGTTGCGTCAGGACGGGATCGCGCTTCCGGCGCCGGTGGATGCGGCGTGGCGCCACGACCTCTCGGTCATCCGACCGACGCTGGACCGTCACTTCGGCGCACGACTGCGGCTCGCGACGTCGGGGGGCGCGACGCTGCCGCTGGAAGTGGCCGAGTACCTCGACGCGTGCGGGGTGCCGGTCCTGGGCGCCTACGGGCAGACCGAGCACCTGTGCGCGGCCTTCAATCGCCCGGGTCACTACCGGCACGATTCGGTTGGGATGGCGATGCCCGGCACGACGATCCGCATCGGGGAGGACGGCGAGGTGCAGCTGCAACGTTCGGCGCTCACCTTCTCCGGCTACCACCGGCGTCCCGAGGAGTCGCGAGCGGCCTTCACGGACGACGGCGAGTGGTTGCGCACCGGCGACCTGGGGACGCTCGATGCCGAAGGATTCCTGCGCATCACGGGGCGCATCAAGGAGTTGATCGCGCTGTCGAACGGCAAGAAGGTCGCGCCGCTCGCGCTCGAGACGCGGTTGTGCGCGGCGGAGCTGGTCGCGCACGCCGTCGTGCATGGCGAGGGGCATCCGTACCTCGTGGCCCTGCTCGCCTTGCGCTGGTCGCTGGTGGAGCGATGGCAGCGCACGATGGGGATCCACGCCTCGCGTGCCGAGCTCGTGGCACATCCGGCGCTGCGCTCCGCGCTGGACGCGGAGATCGGGCGCGCCAACGCCGAGGTCTCGCGACCGGAGCAGGTACGCAAGTACGCCATCCTCCCGGACGACCTCACGGTGGAAGCCGACGAGATCACGGCCACGCACAAGGTGCGGCGGTCGGTGGTGATCGATCGCTATCGTCCGCTGCTCGAGTCCCTTTACCTGGAGCCGGCATGA
- a CDS encoding PHB depolymerase family esterase produces the protein MTDMILLAAAVGALDAPPVAGGGGAVPATASAAAPVGTRVVRGVFRNAAGERPWALYLPDADAPATGRPLVVMLHGCTQDADDIAKGTRLHELATQRGWMVLYPEQPAQYNPRKCWNWYDPAHQRRDAGEPSLIAGMTSQAVADHGGDPRRVYLAGISAGAAMASLVAAAYPEQYSALALHSGLVHMAAGNVMDALGVMQRGVPSPEPFAESAFAAMAGRARVIPTLVLHGEADAVVAPINGAQAAKQWFLTNALAKGQPLDTTSGGTDRTVTEEGGYRVTRSTYRAKDGAPLSYLVMVRELGHAWSGGAPEGTFTDPRGPSASALVVDFFVAQGAR, from the coding sequence ATGACGGACATGATTCTCCTGGCGGCGGCCGTCGGGGCGCTGGATGCCCCGCCGGTCGCCGGAGGGGGCGGGGCGGTGCCGGCGACGGCCTCCGCCGCCGCCCCCGTGGGAACGCGTGTGGTGCGCGGGGTCTTTCGCAACGCGGCGGGAGAGCGTCCCTGGGCGCTCTACCTGCCTGACGCGGATGCCCCGGCTACCGGGCGACCACTCGTGGTGATGCTGCACGGCTGTACGCAGGACGCCGACGACATCGCCAAGGGGACACGCCTGCACGAACTCGCCACGCAGCGCGGATGGATGGTGCTCTACCCGGAGCAACCCGCGCAGTACAACCCGCGGAAGTGCTGGAACTGGTACGACCCCGCGCACCAGCGGCGTGATGCCGGTGAGCCGTCGCTCATCGCGGGGATGACCTCGCAGGCCGTCGCCGACCACGGCGGCGACCCGCGTCGCGTCTACCTTGCCGGCATCTCGGCCGGGGCGGCGATGGCGTCGCTGGTGGCGGCGGCCTATCCCGAGCAGTACTCGGCCCTCGCCCTTCACTCGGGATTGGTGCACATGGCGGCCGGCAACGTGATGGATGCGTTAGGCGTCATGCAACGCGGCGTGCCGAGTCCCGAACCGTTCGCCGAGTCGGCCTTCGCGGCGATGGCGGGGCGCGCGCGCGTCATCCCGACGCTCGTCCTGCATGGCGAGGCGGATGCCGTGGTCGCCCCCATCAACGGGGCGCAGGCGGCCAAGCAGTGGTTCCTCACCAATGCCCTCGCCAAGGGGCAGCCGCTCGACACGACGAGCGGCGGCACCGACCGCACCGTGACCGAAGAGGGCGGCTATCGAGTCACGCGCTCCACCTACCGCGCCAAGGATGGGGCGCCGCTTTCGTACCTGGTCATGGTGCGCGAGCTGGGGCACGCCTGGTCGGGTGGGGCGCCGGAGGGGACGTTCACCGATCCGCGCGGGCCGAGTGCGAGCGCGCTCGTCGTCGACTTCTTCGTCGCGCAGGGAGCCCGTTAG
- a CDS encoding carboxypeptidase regulatory-like domain-containing protein — MSVSRKMRQAVRGLAALVALLAIPLAAQGQAGRIAGTVSDSAKRPLDNASVSVVGTRYGAISDASGRYTVNNVPAGTYTVRVQRIGNKAVEVPNVVVTAGATAEVNVSLNAAALQLGGVVVSASRRVEKITDAPATVTRLEAAQIANSVGNSFAGALKEVKGIDYIQVGMTAVAINARGFNSSFNNRMLMMEDGRVAVLPENGLPVGGFTSIPKVDLAGVEVLIGPGSALYGPDASNGVLTLQSKGSEAVPGDDGRGGRRLARLHGFPGALRRRHLEREDRLQAQRRVPVGQRVPERAALRGERARAGDRRRRRLEDGRDAW; from the coding sequence ATGAGTGTGTCACGTAAGATGCGGCAGGCCGTCCGGGGGTTGGCGGCGCTGGTGGCGTTGCTGGCTATCCCGTTGGCGGCACAGGGTCAGGCCGGGCGCATTGCCGGCACGGTGTCCGACTCGGCCAAACGCCCGCTCGACAATGCGAGCGTGAGCGTCGTCGGCACGCGGTATGGCGCGATCTCCGATGCCAGCGGCCGCTACACGGTGAACAACGTCCCCGCCGGGACGTACACGGTGCGCGTCCAGCGCATCGGGAACAAGGCGGTGGAAGTGCCCAACGTCGTGGTGACGGCCGGTGCGACCGCCGAGGTGAACGTGTCGCTCAATGCAGCGGCGTTGCAGCTGGGTGGCGTCGTGGTCTCGGCGTCACGCCGCGTGGAGAAGATCACCGACGCGCCGGCGACGGTCACGCGCCTCGAGGCGGCCCAGATCGCCAACTCGGTCGGCAACTCGTTTGCCGGGGCGCTCAAGGAAGTGAAGGGGATCGACTACATCCAGGTGGGGATGACGGCCGTCGCGATCAATGCGCGCGGCTTCAACTCCTCGTTCAATAACCGCATGCTGATGATGGAAGACGGGCGCGTCGCCGTCCTCCCCGAGAACGGCCTCCCGGTCGGCGGCTTCACCTCGATCCCGAAGGTCGACCTCGCGGGCGTCGAGGTGCTCATCGGCCCGGGTTCGGCGCTGTACGGACCGGACGCCTCGAACGGCGTGTTGACGCTGCAGTCCAAGGGATCCGAAGCAGTTCCAGGGGACGACGGTCGAGGTGGCCGGCGGCTCGCGCGGCTTCATGGATTTCCAGGGGCGCTACGCCGGCGTCACCTCGAGCGGGAAGATCGGCTACAAGCTCAGCGGCGAGTACCTGTCGGCCAACGAGTTCCAGAACGAGCTGCGCTACGCGGGGAACGTGCGCGAGCAGGGGATCGGCGGCGCCGTCGACTGGAAGACGGACGTGATGCGTGGTGA